One window of the Candidatus Jettenia sp. genome contains the following:
- a CDS encoding PAS domain S-box protein, with translation MKKCTRSLSVKVLFGISVILLPIFITFFLIYKQNKAHLKKHILDDITILAEFYESHMYQFLEAAKLHIQNIANDGFVKNQLLMKIQGKRLSVDTLSKHLVKNKLPLYKDIKVIYILSSDGHVIASTNNSEIGRDVSCEAFFIKGKDAVSLEEHVSGYNELPDLIISSPIFDKDTDKCIGVIVGFIQISGLNKILSGESVAKAEATTQKRKSWKTMEVYLVNRDKRVIAEFLFMKDTILKRMVDTLPVNMCLTENKEISGVYKDYRGREVMGASIYFPSMKWILLVEINKDEVFVPVKKMLIGVLITAVVVIVLVICLFIGFIKKVVKPLRIISNAARYIACGAPDVAIPVQTDDEIGLLCESFNNMAHSIKMRTSALAKSESSLAKAQWIARLGNWEWDITKNEACWSDEAYRIFGLIPQECNITFEKFLHYIHPDDREFARKSIDEALNKKGSCNFGFRIISHDAAERFVHVMGEVEFDEAGKTARMIGTIQDITERKHMEGQLQKLSCAIEQSSNMIIITDTTGNIQYVNPKFTELTGYSTEEVIGKNPCILKSGKTSREEYKRLWSTISSGGKWRGEFLNKKKNGDLYWEIANISPVKNKEGIITHFIEIAEDITNIKRAEESESKLKEQLYHVQKLESIGTLAGGIAHDFNNILAIIMGYGNLLQNELEKDNSLMVYIQKILASTERAANLTKGLLTFSRKQKNNPKPVNLNEVIKRVESLLVRLIGEDIQLKTIFIDKNCIVMADSNQIEQVLMNLVTNARDAMPNGGSLTIITEVVELDSEFIKIHGYGMVGKYVLVSVSDTGIGMDDETKKRIFEPFFTTKEVGKGTGLGLSIVYGIVKQHQGYINVDSELGKGSIFKMYIPVIEMVVDEIESEMLITKGGKETILLAEDEKEVRILIKIVLQKAGYKIIEAVDGDDIIRKFIDNKNKIHCLIVDVIMPIKDGKAAYDVIRQIAPDIKALFISGYSEEVINKKDILKEGLHFIPKPILPNELLRKVREVLEV, from the coding sequence ATGAAGAAATGTACAAGATCGCTTTCAGTAAAAGTATTGTTCGGAATTTCCGTTATCCTTCTTCCTATTTTTATTACATTCTTCTTGATCTATAAACAAAATAAAGCACATCTAAAAAAACATATCCTTGATGACATAACTATTCTCGCGGAATTTTACGAAAGTCATATGTATCAGTTTCTGGAAGCGGCCAAACTCCATATTCAGAATATTGCCAATGATGGTTTTGTAAAAAATCAACTCCTCATGAAGATACAGGGAAAGAGGCTTTCTGTGGATACCCTTAGTAAACACCTCGTGAAGAACAAACTTCCCCTTTACAAAGATATAAAAGTTATTTATATCTTATCCTCTGATGGGCATGTTATAGCTTCAACAAACAATTCTGAAATTGGAAGAGATGTATCCTGTGAAGCCTTTTTTATAAAAGGGAAAGACGCCGTTTCCCTCGAAGAGCATGTAAGTGGATACAATGAGTTACCAGATCTGATAATTTCTTCCCCCATTTTTGATAAAGATACAGACAAATGTATAGGAGTGATTGTTGGTTTTATCCAAATTTCAGGGCTTAATAAGATTTTATCTGGAGAATCTGTTGCGAAAGCAGAGGCAACCACACAGAAGAGAAAAAGCTGGAAGACTATGGAGGTTTATCTGGTTAACAGAGATAAGCGTGTGATTGCCGAATTCTTATTCATGAAAGATACCATATTGAAGCGCATGGTCGATACGTTGCCAGTTAACATGTGTTTAACAGAAAATAAAGAAATAAGTGGGGTCTATAAGGATTACCGGGGTAGAGAAGTTATGGGTGCATCGATATACTTCCCATCCATGAAATGGATCTTACTGGTTGAGATCAATAAAGATGAGGTGTTTGTTCCCGTAAAAAAAATGCTCATCGGTGTGCTTATAACTGCTGTGGTTGTCATTGTTCTGGTTATCTGTCTGTTTATTGGTTTCATTAAAAAAGTAGTGAAGCCTCTTCGTATCATCTCCAATGCTGCGAGGTATATTGCCTGTGGCGCTCCTGATGTTGCTATTCCTGTTCAAACGGATGATGAGATCGGACTGCTGTGCGAATCGTTTAATAATATGGCCCATAGTATTAAGATGAGAACCAGCGCACTTGCGAAGAGTGAATCTAGTCTTGCCAAAGCTCAATGGATTGCCCGTTTAGGCAATTGGGAATGGGATATTACGAAGAATGAAGCATGCTGGTCTGATGAGGCTTATCGTATCTTTGGTTTAATTCCTCAGGAGTGTAATATTACTTTTGAGAAATTCTTACATTATATTCATCCTGATGATAGAGAATTTGCCAGGAAGTCTATTGATGAGGCATTAAACAAAAAAGGATCCTGCAACTTCGGCTTCCGTATTATTTCCCATGATGCCGCAGAGCGTTTTGTTCATGTAATGGGTGAGGTTGAGTTTGATGAGGCAGGAAAAACTGCCCGAATGATTGGGACGATCCAGGATATTACCGAGCGTAAGCATATGGAAGGGCAGCTTCAAAAATTATCATGTGCTATAGAACAAAGCTCAAACATGATTATTATTACTGATACTACTGGCAATATTCAATATGTTAATCCAAAATTTACAGAACTAACAGGGTATAGCACAGAAGAAGTTATCGGGAAAAATCCATGCATCTTAAAGTCTGGCAAAACATCAAGAGAAGAATATAAACGATTATGGAGTACCATCTCTTCCGGAGGTAAATGGCGCGGGGAGTTTCTGAATAAGAAAAAGAACGGTGATCTTTATTGGGAAATTGCAAATATTTCACCAGTAAAAAATAAAGAGGGTATCATTACTCATTTCATTGAGATTGCAGAGGATATTACCAATATTAAAAGAGCGGAGGAATCAGAATCAAAACTGAAAGAACAGTTGTATCATGTTCAGAAATTAGAGTCTATCGGTACCCTTGCAGGAGGCATTGCTCATGATTTTAATAATATCCTTGCAATAATAATGGGATATGGAAACCTGCTGCAGAATGAGCTGGAGAAAGATAATTCATTGATGGTCTATATTCAAAAGATACTTGCATCAACAGAAAGAGCTGCTAATTTAACGAAAGGCCTTCTTACCTTTAGCAGAAAACAGAAAAACAACCCAAAACCAGTAAATTTGAATGAGGTTATAAAAAGGGTCGAAAGCTTGCTGGTAAGACTCATTGGCGAAGATATTCAGCTCAAGACTATATTTATAGATAAAAACTGTATTGTTATGGCCGATAGTAACCAGATAGAACAAGTCTTAATGAACCTTGTAACCAATGCAAGGGATGCCATGCCAAATGGAGGCTCTTTAACAATAATTACGGAAGTTGTGGAATTAGATAGTGAATTTATAAAGATTCATGGTTACGGTATGGTTGGGAAGTATGTTCTTGTCTCTGTCTCAGATACGGGTATAGGTATGGATGATGAAACGAAAAAAAGGATTTTTGAACCGTTCTTTACAACGAAAGAGGTTGGAAAAGGCACAGGTCTTGGGCTATCGATAGTGTATGGAATCGTTAAGCAGCATCAGGGCTACATAAATGTTGATAGTGAACTAGGCAAAGGTTCGATATTCAAGATGTACATACCGGTAATTGAAATGGTAGTTGATGAGATAGAATCAGAAATGCTTATCACTAAAGGTGGTAAGGAGACGATATTATTAGCAGAGGATGAGAAAGAGGTTAGGATCCTTATCAAGATAGTACTTCAAAAGGCTGGTTATAAAATCATAGAAGCAGTAGATGGCGATGATATAATAAGAAAATTTATTGACAATAAAAATAAGATTCATTGTCTTATAGTAGATGTAATAATGCCAATTAAGGATGGTAAAGCTGCCTATGATGTGATAAGGCAAATAGCGCCAGATATTAAAGCCCTTTTTATCAGCGGATATAGTGAGGAAGTTATAAATAAAAAAGATATTCTTAAAGAAGGGTTACATTTTATTCCAAAGCCTATTTTACCAAACGAGCTTTTAAGGAAAGTACGAGAGGTATTGGAAGTATAA